A portion of the Marinobacter alexandrii genome contains these proteins:
- a CDS encoding CDP-alcohol phosphatidyltransferase family protein yields the protein MPGYFKRRYRKHLGEVLSTIKLIDIEERFDIYFSRFYGLYFAKVGKWLQLTPTHVSLISLVIGVVGGSLFYYQDRLGIMILGGSLVVWAGVLDSADGQLARMTGQSSDMGRVIDGLIDNLVFIACYVGGSLYFVPEYGWWIFVLTAATGYAHSYKAALYEFYKSEYLLLVGKSQSGYIPLTVDEIKPTGHKWYHKIIDGINRDYTGKQIRFTSRTVEVRKMMRELASSNSKSFDSLYSKLNFELLFWWAWLGGSNTHRNTAILFAIFGRFDLFLALSLIWTIGYLPLIRTQRKYDQKLLKELTN from the coding sequence ATGCCCGGATATTTCAAAAGAAGGTACCGAAAACATCTGGGCGAAGTACTTTCTACGATCAAACTCATCGATATAGAAGAGCGCTTTGATATCTATTTCAGCCGTTTTTATGGATTGTATTTCGCTAAAGTTGGCAAATGGCTGCAACTCACACCAACACATGTTTCTTTAATTAGTTTAGTTATTGGAGTAGTTGGTGGAAGCTTATTCTACTATCAAGATCGCTTGGGAATAATGATTTTGGGAGGTTCCTTAGTCGTTTGGGCAGGTGTTTTGGATAGTGCGGATGGTCAACTTGCGAGGATGACGGGTCAATCCTCTGATATGGGTAGGGTCATTGACGGGCTAATTGACAACTTGGTATTTATTGCTTGCTACGTTGGAGGCTCACTTTACTTTGTGCCGGAGTATGGCTGGTGGATTTTTGTTTTAACGGCTGCTACAGGATATGCACACAGCTATAAGGCAGCACTGTATGAATTTTACAAATCCGAATATTTATTGCTCGTCGGGAAGTCACAATCGGGGTATATTCCACTTACAGTGGATGAAATAAAGCCTACTGGACATAAGTGGTACCATAAGATAATTGATGGGATCAATAGGGATTATACTGGAAAGCAAATACGATTTACTTCGCGTACAGTTGAAGTAAGAAAAATGATGCGTGAATTAGCATCTTCTAACTCTAAATCATTTGACTCACTTTACAGTAAGTTGAATTTTGAATTGTTATTCTGGTGGGCTTGGCTCGGAGGTAGTAATACGCACCGAAATACAGCTATACTATTTGCAATTTTTGGTCGCTTCGATTTATTCTTGGCGCTTAGTCTTATTTGGACAATAGGGTACTTACCTCTGATCCGAACGCAGAGGAAGTACGATCAAAAATTGCTTAAGGAATTGACCAATTGA
- a CDS encoding fatty acid desaturase: MKQQDFTWSEEKEPHFQRRKVIMEAHPEVKKLFGNDPSLIFKTLFVSALQLSIPIFFLPDNPWLFALVVILVGTTLTHIVVLAVHEITHDLAFKKKVLNNWLAIVVNLPLVVPFAMAFKAYHAKHHWHQGKEGVDTDLAVSWEARFFRGPIGKFIWLIIQIPVYAVRPIFVHPLVPDKWQIFNALIQISAMIGFYFLAGWSGLLYLGLSTALATGLHPISGHFVAEHFVYKEGQETYSYYGWWNKLIWNVGYHNEHHDFPTIPGSKLPELKKIAGEHYDDLYAHKSYSKVIWQFLFDNKISLFSRVKRNK; the protein is encoded by the coding sequence ATGAAGCAACAAGATTTTACCTGGAGCGAAGAAAAAGAGCCTCATTTTCAAAGAAGAAAGGTGATCATGGAAGCTCATCCGGAAGTAAAGAAACTATTCGGGAATGATCCTTCATTGATATTCAAAACACTTTTTGTGTCGGCATTACAGCTAAGCATTCCGATATTTTTCTTGCCGGATAATCCGTGGTTGTTTGCATTAGTCGTAATACTTGTAGGTACAACGCTTACACATATCGTAGTACTAGCTGTTCATGAGATCACACATGATCTTGCCTTTAAGAAGAAAGTTCTAAATAATTGGCTAGCTATCGTGGTGAATCTTCCACTTGTAGTTCCATTTGCAATGGCTTTCAAAGCCTATCATGCTAAACATCATTGGCATCAAGGTAAGGAAGGAGTAGATACAGATCTTGCTGTTAGTTGGGAGGCTCGATTTTTTAGGGGACCTATTGGGAAATTCATTTGGTTGATCATTCAAATTCCAGTGTATGCAGTGCGTCCAATTTTTGTGCATCCATTGGTGCCAGACAAATGGCAAATTTTTAATGCATTGATTCAAATCTCTGCAATGATAGGATTTTACTTTTTAGCGGGGTGGTCGGGGCTTTTATATCTAGGTTTATCTACAGCATTAGCTACTGGGTTGCATCCGATATCAGGGCACTTCGTTGCTGAACATTTTGTTTATAAAGAAGGTCAAGAAACCTATTCATATTATGGATGGTGGAATAAACTTATCTGGAATGTAGGCTACCATAACGAACATCATGATTTCCCCACAATACCTGGTTCCAAGCTTCCTGAATTAAAGAAAATAGCAGGAGAGCATTATGATGACCTCTATGCACATAAGAGTTATTCTAAAGTGATCTGGCAGTTTCTTTTTGACAACAAGATTTCATTATTCTCACGAGTTAAGCGCAACAAGTAA
- a CDS encoding phosphatidylserine/phosphatidylglycerophosphate/cardiolipin synthase family protein, translated as MERLGEIAREAKESLLAQAMTFEGDDAGRWLIDIMKASPAKDKRLLIDSYSKVVINDHFVKSLKYLNDSEFRNEVRETSKLLEEAELAGIDVKFTNPVGFLGQRYPLRNHKKMVIADGQISFLGGINFSDHNFEWHDMMVELHDEKLGRSLVEDFDATWSNTNQSATVSTDEGILFLFNGSKSKTLYEDFFQNIKSAEKSVQIISPYISEPLLGVLRMVAAKGVEVTIVSPQENNKSIFKNIILSEQQKGYFQLKEYPGMSHMKAILVDDKKLIFGSSNYDLVSYYFEQEVVFVSEEDHLIKDFKVQVMKEVREMSGEEKFSTFQTRKASVIMNLLNKVGGFASRTILRPH; from the coding sequence ATGGAAAGGCTGGGGGAAATTGCAAGAGAGGCGAAAGAATCTCTCTTAGCCCAAGCAATGACCTTTGAAGGCGATGATGCTGGAAGATGGCTCATAGATATTATGAAAGCTAGTCCAGCTAAAGACAAACGCTTGCTGATAGATAGCTACTCCAAAGTAGTCATCAATGATCATTTCGTGAAATCACTGAAGTACCTAAATGATTCAGAGTTTCGAAATGAAGTTAGAGAGACTTCTAAGCTTCTAGAGGAAGCAGAATTAGCCGGGATTGATGTTAAATTTACTAATCCAGTAGGATTCTTAGGGCAGAGATACCCTTTGCGCAATCACAAAAAAATGGTGATTGCGGATGGTCAGATAAGCTTTTTAGGAGGTATTAATTTCAGTGATCACAATTTTGAGTGGCATGATATGATGGTAGAGCTACATGATGAAAAGCTAGGTAGAAGTCTTGTTGAAGATTTTGACGCCACTTGGAGTAATACCAACCAATCTGCTACAGTTTCGACTGATGAAGGAATTTTATTTCTTTTTAATGGTTCAAAGAGTAAGACCTTATATGAAGATTTTTTTCAAAATATAAAATCTGCTGAGAAATCTGTTCAAATCATATCTCCCTATATTTCAGAGCCACTTTTAGGGGTATTGAGAATGGTAGCTGCCAAGGGAGTAGAGGTTACAATAGTATCTCCGCAAGAAAACAATAAATCAATTTTTAAAAATATCATCCTATCAGAACAGCAGAAGGGATATTTTCAGTTAAAGGAGTATCCGGGGATGTCGCATATGAAGGCGATTTTGGTGGATGATAAAAAATTAATTTTTGGGAGTAGTAATTATGACTTAGTGAGCTATTATTTTGAACAGGAAGTAGTTTTTGTTTCAGAGGAGGATCACTTAATTAAGGACTTTAAAGTGCAAGTGATGAAAGAAGTTAGAGAAATGTCGGGAGAAGAGAAATTCTCAACTTTTCAAACTAGAAAAGCCTCTGTGATTATGAATCTTCTGAATAAGGTTGGTGGATTTGCATCAAGAACAATTTTACGGCCCCATTAG
- a CDS encoding DUF3108 domain-containing protein, protein MKNHTDIQERFSFNSIFQSWIRIAILSALFFGAIQSKAQNKSYPFKPGEKLTYNMKFGWFNIGEAVVWLDPELHYPNGTNKPHYKIQFQVATASWFRVFSKLSFCMESLIEVDELKPLRSDRDLEAKNKIDIRHDYFSYADSISIKAYIEDIDKWRYHKFVQGDVPIRDAMSTFMWLRGRDRSQFEEKIEVRTFFTNDLYEFAMLPGKPTSSKYNGRKVGALEFSLVFPESEYFESEKKGRMILSDDRNRLPLKIEIDMRVGSFVFELDKVEYMD, encoded by the coding sequence GTGAAAAATCATACGGACATACAAGAGCGATTTTCATTCAATTCAATCTTTCAAAGTTGGATCAGGATTGCAATCCTATCTGCCTTGTTTTTTGGAGCAATTCAATCTAAAGCTCAAAATAAATCATATCCTTTCAAACCTGGCGAGAAATTGACCTATAACATGAAGTTTGGATGGTTTAATATAGGTGAGGCTGTGGTGTGGTTAGATCCTGAACTCCATTATCCAAATGGAACGAATAAGCCTCATTATAAGATTCAATTTCAGGTAGCAACGGCTAGTTGGTTTAGAGTATTTTCCAAACTAAGTTTTTGTATGGAATCATTGATTGAGGTCGATGAACTCAAACCATTGAGATCTGATCGTGATTTGGAGGCGAAAAATAAGATAGACATCAGGCACGACTATTTTTCGTATGCGGATTCTATTTCAATTAAAGCTTATATAGAAGATATTGATAAATGGAGGTATCACAAGTTTGTCCAAGGAGATGTTCCCATTCGAGATGCGATGAGTACTTTCATGTGGTTAAGGGGGCGCGATAGATCTCAATTTGAAGAAAAGATAGAAGTTCGAACCTTTTTCACAAATGATCTATATGAATTTGCTATGCTTCCTGGTAAGCCAACAAGTTCCAAGTATAATGGCAGAAAAGTTGGAGCTTTGGAGTTTAGTCTTGTCTTTCCTGAGAGTGAATATTTTGAAAGCGAAAAAAAGGGGAGAATGATACTCAGCGATGATCGAAACAGATTGCCCCTAAAAATTGAGATTGATATGAGGGTAGGTTCATTCGTTTTCGAGTTAGACAAAGTGGAATACATGGATTGA
- a CDS encoding glycosyltransferase family 4 protein, which yields MKIALVCPYDFSRPGGVKSHIVSLSKHLAMIGHEVKIIAPNINANLVEEKNVHFFGQNKSVNIGGTKIDVNIALGQEKKALKSFLQMEAFDIVHYHTIWNPFLPFQVLKYSKTKQIATFHDTPKSEFVGKYIMPTMARWIFRFLDQIISVSKSQSSFISRFSKREIHIIPNGIDLNEIDELAPKKNTRKDDFFQLFFMGRLEPRKGVMHALQAFQELKQRYPKMKLVIAGDGDGRVEVEKFISDHSLLDVELMGFVDEATKYRLLKESEIYLAPALYGESFGIVLLESMAVGTPIAGYANSGYKNVITEEMNEGFAEPGNLDQLVSCIEKLISPPKRKALSKHGLEKVKKYDWAEVSMEVNAIYDRI from the coding sequence ATGAAAATCGCTCTTGTATGTCCGTATGATTTTTCACGACCTGGTGGGGTTAAGTCTCATATTGTCAGTTTGTCCAAACATCTTGCAATGATAGGACATGAAGTTAAAATCATTGCTCCCAATATTAATGCCAATTTAGTTGAAGAAAAAAACGTTCATTTCTTTGGGCAGAACAAGTCTGTAAATATTGGCGGCACAAAGATCGATGTAAATATCGCACTCGGCCAGGAAAAAAAAGCACTAAAGTCTTTTCTACAAATGGAAGCTTTTGATATCGTTCATTATCATACGATATGGAATCCTTTTCTTCCTTTTCAGGTACTTAAGTACTCCAAGACTAAACAGATTGCCACTTTTCATGATACACCTAAAAGTGAGTTTGTAGGCAAGTACATCATGCCGACCATGGCTCGTTGGATTTTTAGATTTCTAGATCAAATAATTTCAGTCTCCAAAAGTCAAAGCTCTTTTATTTCCAGGTTTTCAAAGAGAGAAATACATATCATACCAAATGGAATTGACTTAAATGAAATTGATGAACTAGCTCCAAAAAAGAACACTCGTAAAGATGATTTCTTTCAATTGTTTTTTATGGGACGACTGGAGCCGAGGAAAGGCGTAATGCATGCCCTTCAAGCTTTTCAGGAACTCAAACAGCGTTACCCCAAAATGAAATTAGTTATAGCTGGAGATGGAGATGGCAGAGTAGAAGTGGAAAAATTTATTTCTGACCATTCCCTTCTAGATGTCGAGTTAATGGGATTCGTAGACGAAGCGACAAAATATAGATTGCTAAAAGAATCCGAAATTTACCTTGCGCCAGCACTCTATGGAGAAAGCTTCGGTATTGTATTATTAGAATCTATGGCTGTAGGTACGCCTATTGCTGGCTATGCCAATTCTGGTTATAAAAATGTAATCACTGAAGAAATGAATGAAGGCTTTGCTGAGCCTGGCAACCTTGATCAATTGGTTTCCTGTATTGAAAAATTAATCTCTCCTCCAAAAAGGAAGGCTTTATCAAAACATGGTTTGGAGAAAGTGAAGAAATATGATTGGGCTGAGGTTTCTATGGAGGTGAATGCCATTTATGATAGAATTTAA
- a CDS encoding 2-aminoethylphosphonate aminotransferase, with protein MKNIDRKILLNPGPATTSQRVKEAQLVADICPRENEFGQVMHDICDGILKVGNGQDTHRVSLFGASGTGAMEACLVSALGKNDHALIITNGAYGVRMKAICDGYGLKNSTLFEFGDYPEPTKIKEALSSGEYTHLIMVHHETSTGMMDPLEEVAEICQERGVKYIVDAMSSYGAYPIDLAELHIDYLFSSSNKCIHGMAGLSFVIFHKDRTEDLKANGTGFYFDVYKQWDNLQKKNQLRFTPPVQTSYAFLEAIKEHEEEGLENRWKRYQANWQKLYDGFKELGFTFFLPEEQQSKILLAINLDKPGLDFNAFHDYLYDQGITIYPGVIPESKTFRVAVIGELYEEDMDYVMDKVKAYFKN; from the coding sequence ATGAAAAATATAGACCGTAAAATCTTATTAAACCCAGGGCCTGCTACTACTTCGCAGCGTGTAAAGGAAGCTCAGTTGGTGGCGGACATCTGTCCACGGGAGAATGAATTCGGGCAAGTGATGCATGATATCTGTGATGGCATCTTGAAAGTGGGGAATGGGCAGGATACCCATAGAGTTTCTTTGTTTGGAGCTAGTGGAACTGGGGCTATGGAAGCATGTTTGGTTTCAGCTTTGGGTAAAAATGATCATGCTTTGATCATTACGAATGGAGCCTATGGAGTCAGAATGAAGGCCATCTGTGATGGATACGGATTAAAAAATTCAACTTTATTTGAATTTGGTGACTATCCTGAGCCAACAAAAATCAAAGAGGCACTTTCTTCTGGGGAGTATACTCATTTGATTATGGTTCACCATGAAACCTCTACTGGCATGATGGATCCTCTTGAGGAGGTAGCCGAGATATGTCAAGAAAGAGGTGTGAAATACATTGTAGATGCCATGAGTTCATACGGAGCGTATCCAATTGATTTGGCTGAACTCCATATAGATTACCTATTCTCGAGTTCGAATAAATGTATACATGGAATGGCAGGCTTGTCTTTTGTAATTTTTCATAAGGACAGAACGGAAGATCTTAAGGCAAATGGCACAGGCTTTTACTTTGATGTATATAAGCAGTGGGATAATCTCCAAAAGAAAAATCAGCTTAGGTTTACCCCTCCTGTACAAACGAGCTATGCATTTCTGGAAGCAATAAAAGAGCATGAGGAGGAGGGCTTAGAAAATAGGTGGAAACGCTATCAAGCTAACTGGCAGAAGCTCTATGATGGCTTCAAAGAGCTTGGATTTACGTTCTTCTTACCTGAAGAGCAGCAGTCTAAAATTTTACTTGCGATCAATTTAGATAAACCAGGGTTAGACTTTAATGCCTTTCATGATTACTTATATGATCAGGGGATCACTATTTATCCTGGGGTAATTCCGGAAAGTAAAACGTTTCGAGTGGCAGTGATAGGTGAACTGTATGAGGAGGACATGGATTACGTGATGGATAAGGTAAAGGCTTATTTCAAAAATTGA
- the aepY gene encoding phosphonopyruvate decarboxylase, with protein MLNPQEFLKAIRSQGIEFSAGVPDSLLKDFCSVMTDEGSDIIAANEGGAIALAMGHHLATGKVPLVYMQNSGFGNCVNPLASLADSDVYSIPMLLMVGWRGEPGVKDEPQHVKQGKISEELLQTMDIPYAILSDEEEEANKQLQEAVNAMEEYQAPYALLVRKGTFEKYKLQTKVENPYTINREDVIEWMLQKMEDEAVVVSTTGKSSREVFEIRAKHNMGHGKDFLTVGGMGHASQIALGIALGKKNRPVYCLDGDGATIMHMGSGAIIGNQPCHNYKHILINNGCHESVGGQATVGFAIDFQKIADASGYKQTWLVTEMSNLPAIWDQFQEAEGPVLLEVRTTEASRADLGRPTTTPVENKEAFMKNLMK; from the coding sequence ATGCTAAATCCTCAAGAATTTTTAAAAGCCATCAGATCTCAGGGTATTGAATTTTCTGCTGGAGTACCAGATTCTTTGCTCAAGGACTTTTGTTCTGTCATGACTGATGAAGGGTCAGATATCATTGCCGCCAACGAAGGTGGCGCCATTGCTCTTGCGATGGGGCACCATCTGGCGACTGGAAAGGTTCCGTTGGTTTATATGCAGAATTCTGGATTCGGGAATTGTGTAAACCCACTTGCTTCATTGGCAGATAGTGATGTATACTCGATACCGATGTTACTGATGGTAGGTTGGAGAGGAGAGCCAGGGGTAAAAGATGAGCCTCAGCATGTAAAGCAAGGAAAAATTTCTGAGGAGCTTCTTCAAACCATGGATATCCCATATGCCATCCTGTCGGATGAAGAGGAGGAGGCAAATAAGCAATTGCAAGAGGCTGTTAATGCAATGGAGGAATATCAGGCTCCTTATGCTTTGCTGGTAAGAAAGGGAACTTTTGAAAAGTATAAGCTTCAAACAAAGGTTGAGAATCCATATACCATCAATCGTGAGGATGTGATTGAGTGGATGTTACAAAAAATGGAAGATGAGGCGGTGGTTGTTTCTACCACAGGCAAGTCTTCGCGGGAAGTCTTTGAAATCCGTGCAAAGCACAATATGGGGCATGGGAAAGACTTTCTTACTGTTGGCGGAATGGGGCATGCTTCGCAAATTGCTCTTGGAATAGCACTAGGTAAAAAGAATCGCCCAGTGTACTGTTTGGATGGAGATGGAGCAACGATCATGCATATGGGGTCTGGAGCAATTATTGGTAATCAGCCGTGTCATAATTACAAGCATATCTTGATTAACAATGGATGCCATGAATCTGTGGGAGGACAGGCGACTGTAGGATTTGCAATCGATTTTCAAAAAATTGCTGATGCCTCGGGCTATAAGCAAACTTGGTTGGTTACAGAGATGAGCAACTTACCTGCTATTTGGGACCAGTTCCAAGAAGCAGAAGGCCCGGTGCTTCTGGAGGTAAGAACAACAGAGGCTTCAAGGGCTGACCTAGGAAGACCAACCACGACTCCTGTTGAGAACAAAGAAGCGTTCATGAAGAATTTGATGAAGTGA
- the aepX gene encoding phosphoenolpyruvate mutase, with translation MKKVYVGMGTDLIHHGHVNIIEVARELGEVTVGLLSDKAVSKYSRTPFLSYDERKKILENLKGVNEVIPQQKLDYEENLRALKPDYVVHGSDWKTGPQKHIRDKVVKLLEEWGGELVEPEYTSGISSTGLRAAMKEVGTTPDIRRRMLRRLLESKDIVRVMEAHNGISALIVEQASVTAENEVREFDAMWVSSLTDSTAKGKPDTEYVDRTSRFNTINDILDVTTKPIILDGDTGGVTEHFAMLVRNLERLGVSAVIIEDKVGLKRNSLFGTEVKQELDTVEGFCEKINTGKKSQVTEDFMIIARLESLIAEHGMEDALTRAKAYIEAGADAIMIHSRHKDGSEIMEFMKRYQEFEYKVPVVSVPSSYNQFTEEELHEAGFSIVIYANHLLRAAFPAMKKTAESILTNKRSKEADEFCMSIKEILTILPN, from the coding sequence ATGAAGAAAGTATACGTAGGAATGGGCACAGATCTCATTCATCATGGCCATGTAAATATCATCGAAGTAGCCCGTGAATTGGGAGAGGTAACTGTTGGCTTGCTGTCAGATAAGGCGGTAAGTAAATATAGCAGGACTCCTTTTTTGTCATACGATGAAAGAAAGAAAATCCTTGAGAATCTAAAAGGTGTTAATGAGGTAATTCCTCAACAGAAGTTAGACTATGAAGAAAACCTTCGAGCGCTGAAGCCTGACTATGTTGTTCATGGGAGCGATTGGAAAACAGGACCTCAAAAGCACATAAGAGACAAAGTAGTGAAGCTATTGGAAGAGTGGGGAGGCGAATTGGTGGAGCCAGAATATACTTCTGGTATTTCTTCTACAGGATTGAGAGCGGCCATGAAAGAAGTAGGAACCACTCCTGATATCCGAAGAAGAATGCTAAGAAGACTGTTGGAATCGAAAGATATTGTGAGGGTGATGGAGGCGCACAATGGTATTTCAGCTTTGATAGTAGAGCAAGCCAGTGTTACAGCAGAAAATGAGGTGCGTGAGTTTGATGCCATGTGGGTGAGTTCGCTTACCGATTCCACAGCTAAAGGAAAGCCAGACACAGAGTACGTAGACAGAACCTCAAGATTTAATACAATTAACGACATTTTGGATGTCACAACTAAGCCAATCATTTTAGATGGTGATACCGGTGGTGTCACAGAGCACTTTGCCATGTTGGTAAGAAACCTTGAACGCTTAGGAGTTTCTGCAGTAATCATTGAAGATAAAGTGGGACTGAAGAGGAATTCACTTTTCGGTACTGAAGTAAAACAAGAACTTGACACAGTTGAAGGCTTCTGTGAAAAGATAAATACCGGGAAGAAATCTCAGGTGACAGAAGATTTCATGATTATTGCCCGGTTGGAAAGCTTGATCGCTGAACATGGCATGGAGGATGCATTGACAAGAGCTAAAGCATACATTGAAGCTGGAGCGGATGCAATCATGATTCACAGTCGTCACAAAGATGGAAGTGAGATCATGGAATTTATGAAGCGTTACCAGGAGTTTGAATATAAAGTTCCTGTTGTTTCGGTTCCTTCTTCTTACAATCAGTTCACAGAGGAAGAGCTACATGAGGCAGGTTTTAGCATTGTTATTTATGCGAATCACTTACTCAGAGCTGCTTTCCCGGCGATGAAAAAAACTGCAGAATCTATTTTGACAAATAAGAGATCAAAAGAAGCGGATGAGTTCTGTATGTCTATCAAAGAAATTTTGACCATTCTTCCTAACTAA
- a CDS encoding phosphocholine cytidylyltransferase family protein, which yields MTQTIETAVILAAGRGTRLQPYTFDIPKGFMPVGNERLIERSVRVLKENGIKNIIIGTGHLHEHYEKFAKENGLKTFLSADFATTGSFHTLIYGSELIEGDFLLLESDLLYHSDAIKKLIEANQKDIILCSGFTQSNDEVYVEIKEGKLSNLSKQKEQLQSVNAELVGIWKISYTLLEELKTHHKSADDATKKDYEIAIAHVSKQHPVSVLKLDDLAWCEIDNQEHLERAKEKILPRLD from the coding sequence ATGACGCAAACGATTGAAACTGCAGTGATATTGGCCGCCGGCAGAGGGACTCGACTTCAACCTTATACTTTTGATATTCCTAAGGGGTTTATGCCGGTGGGTAATGAGCGGTTAATAGAACGATCTGTTAGGGTGCTAAAGGAAAATGGCATAAAAAATATCATTATCGGGACTGGTCATCTGCATGAGCATTATGAGAAATTTGCAAAAGAAAACGGGTTGAAAACATTCTTAAGTGCGGACTTTGCAACTACCGGTAGCTTCCACACACTTATTTATGGTTCAGAATTAATAGAAGGGGACTTTCTTCTCTTAGAATCAGACCTACTTTATCATTCAGACGCCATTAAAAAACTTATCGAAGCAAACCAAAAAGACATAATTCTTTGTAGTGGGTTTACTCAATCGAATGACGAAGTTTATGTTGAAATAAAAGAAGGGAAACTATCTAACTTGTCTAAGCAAAAAGAACAGCTACAATCAGTAAATGCAGAGCTTGTCGGTATTTGGAAAATTTCCTACACTTTACTTGAGGAACTAAAAACACATCATAAGTCAGCTGATGATGCCACAAAAAAAGACTATGAGATTGCAATAGCTCATGTTTCAAAACAACATCCAGTTTCGGTACTTAAACTTGATGACTTAGCATGGTGCGAAATTGATAATCAGGAGCATTTGGAAAGAGCTAAGGAAAAAATTCTTCCTAGACTTGATTAA
- a CDS encoding rhomboid family intramembrane serine protease produces the protein MNLTESKYAKRWVPYMWPWAHPTGGVYSNFWEWLKSRKFSVFYIIAIWAVFAVLGFASRRNCETGPWQIVLQCNWSMWMAEYKTNFWHFMATSFTAPWFHNDFVHILFVMLFGFSFPVQSFEAQHGTKATIIIYFLSYVFIALFNGWLFNTLITYWPDEKLVSHGFSRGWMGGSVGIFALIGALSYFSSKKWFMYSLVFAFELMNHFLLGNNLYISFIHITSSSFGWIACWIWQVTPKSGINKRFFSS, from the coding sequence GTGAATCTTACTGAAAGTAAATACGCTAAAAGATGGGTTCCTTATATGTGGCCATGGGCACATCCAACAGGAGGTGTTTATTCCAATTTTTGGGAATGGTTGAAATCACGAAAATTTAGTGTTTTCTATATCATAGCTATATGGGCAGTATTTGCTGTTTTAGGCTTTGCTTCGAGGCGCAATTGTGAGACAGGTCCTTGGCAAATTGTGCTTCAATGCAATTGGTCAATGTGGATGGCGGAGTATAAAACAAATTTCTGGCACTTTATGGCGACCAGCTTTACTGCACCGTGGTTTCATAATGACTTTGTTCATATCCTTTTCGTGATGCTTTTTGGTTTTTCATTCCCAGTTCAATCATTTGAAGCGCAACACGGAACAAAAGCCACTATCATTATTTACTTTTTGTCTTATGTATTCATAGCATTATTCAACGGCTGGTTATTTAATACATTGATAACCTATTGGCCTGATGAAAAGCTGGTTAGTCATGGCTTTTCACGTGGATGGATGGGTGGATCGGTGGGCATCTTTGCGTTGATTGGTGCGCTTTCTTACTTCAGCAGCAAAAAATGGTTTATGTATTCTCTGGTTTTTGCTTTCGAGCTAATGAATCATTTTCTACTTGGCAACAACCTCTACATCTCTTTTATTCATATAACATCTAGCTCATTTGGGTGGATTGCATGCTGGATATGGCAAGTAACTCCTAAATCAGGGATCAACAAAAGATTTTTTTCTTCTTAA